One Danio rerio strain Tuebingen ecotype United States chromosome 9, GRCz12tu, whole genome shotgun sequence genomic region harbors:
- the si:ch211-261p9.4 gene encoding uncharacterized protein C3orf38 homolog, translated as MSKLSTKEQIECRKLIALLPLDDLFALKDTVTNRLIAVESSEEAIEAIIAYSQDAEELLKRKKMHRDVIFKYLANEGVVMAPNTEKHQLIRKTIEFWSSGEISKPERNTNNSYEVGDGLSDLAALGKQFCQWFFCLLNSQNPSQGHPVQDWGPQHFWENVSLRLLLCTGEQRVDEFSGAELVSKRLQALAEEERLLFCPNLEGHGLKCMSSPHGLVLVAVAGTIHRDNTCLGIFEQVFGLIRSPMDNNFWKIKLVNIKIEAQSAVADRQLPVVTYDMKELLSLCN; from the exons ATGTCAAAGTTGTCAACAAAAGAGCAGATTGAATGTAGAAAACTGATAGCCTTATTACCCCTGGACGACTTGTTCGCGTTGAAAGATACAGTAACAAACCGATTGATTGCTGTAGAGAGCTCCGAAG AGGCCATTGAAGCTATAATAGCGTACTCACAAGATGCGGAGGAGCTCCTCAAGAGAAAGAAAATGCATCGTGATGTCATTTTTAAGTATCTTGCCAATGAAGGAGTTGTCATGGCCCCTAATACAGAGAAACATCAGTTGATCAGGAAGACCATTGAGTTTTGGTCTTCTGGTGAG ATATCAAAGCCTGAGAGGAATACAAACAATTCCTATGAGGTTGGAGATGGTCTATCAGACCTTGCAGCATTGGGAAAACAGTTTTGCCAGTGGTTCTTCTGCCTTTTGAACTCTCAGAACCCCAGTCAAGGACATCCGGTGCAGGACTGGGGACCTCAACATTTCTGGGAGAATGTGAGCCTTCGGCTTCTCTTGTGCACCGGAGAGCAGCGTGTTGATGAGTTCAGTGGGGCAGAACTTGTCAGCAAGCGGCTTCAAGCTCTTGCAGAAGAAGAACGTCTATTATTCTGTCCAAACCTGGAAGGTCATGGGTTAAAGTGTATGTCCTCCCCTCATGGACTGGTATTAGTGGCCGTAGCAGGGACTATCCACCGTGACAATACCTGCCTTGGGATTTTTGAGCAAGTGTTTGGGCTCATTCGCTCACCAATGGACAATAATTTCTGGAAAATTAAGCTAGTAAATATAAAAATTGAAGCACAAAGTGCTGTTGCAGACAGACAGTTACCAGTTGTCACATATGACATGAAAGAATTGCTGAGTCTTTGCAATTAA